A single Ziziphus jujuba cultivar Dongzao chromosome 11, ASM3175591v1 DNA region contains:
- the LOC107431929 gene encoding protein SPEAR3 produces the protein MSSSYFGEPNMGNERGSGGSSSSSSRKGKKNNSDKPKQPQRGLGVAQLEKIRLTGQMCHPSLQTPYSSNFSNDDARVQTAYSSIPSSSSFSYSSSSPSSSASYGFNANIMMGLGEYERANIRYGDSQPTSTARWDPSNAYTEAQQYVQQPNMTRHLLNLHVEDSQHMKGKKHRSNSMGSSSQNSETSDTQELDLELRLSL, from the exons ATGAGCAGCAGTTATTTTGGAGAGCCAAACATGGGAAACGAAAGAGGAAGTGGTgggtcttcttcttcatcatcaagaaaaggaaagaagaatAATTCAGACAAGCCTAAGCAGCCTCAGAGAGGTCTTGGTGTTGCCCAATTGGAGAAGATCAGATTAACTGGTCAGATGTGTCATCCTTCTCTTCAAACTCCCTATTCATCCAATTTCAGTAAT GATGATGCAAGAGTGCAGACAGCTTATTCATcaataccatcatcatcatctttttcttattcatcaTCATCCCCTTCTTCCTCGGCCTCTTATGGTTTCAATGCCAACATTATG ATGGGGCTAGGTGAATATGAAAGAGCAAACATCAGATATGGTGATTCCCAGCCTACTTCAACAGCAAG ATGGGACCCTAGCAATGCATACACTGAGGCCCAACAATATGTGCAACAACCCAACATGACCAGACACCTTCTTAATCTACATGTAGAG GATTCTCAGCacatgaaaggaaaaaaacataGAAGTAATTCAATGGGTTCAAGCAGTCAGAATTCTGAAACTAGTGACACTCAAGAACTAGATTTGGAGCTGAGATTGTCCCTTTAA